The Mycolicibacterium aurum genome segment CACGCTGCACTGGGCGGTCAACAGTCCCGAGGACATTCTGTCGAACGTGCCCGGTACCCGGCTGCTGGCCTATACGACGCTGTTCGACGCCAGCACCGCCGTGCGCGCCTCGGGCACGTTCAAGACGCTGGGCCGCGCCTTCCGCGTCCTGCCGCCGGTGCGCAAGGCCATTCAGTACCACCGCTACGCGTTCGGCCCCGTCAGCTGACACGGGTCGCGGCCTGCCGCGCGGCGATTCCGCACAGGATCGATTCGATCGCCCGCACCGACTTCTCGGGCTCCGGGCCGTGCGAGTGGTATTCGAGCATCAGCCGCCCGGCGAAGATCTTGCTGGTGTAGATCTCGATGCCGGACCCGACCGCGAAGTACAGTTCGCCGTGGCTGGCCGCCAGCTCCATCCCCGGAGGCATCCGCATGGGCGGCACGATGCCGTTGTCGGTGAACATCACCACGTCGGGAAGCCCGGGCGGGTTACCCACGTACTGGGGGCTGAAGTGCAGGAAACTCTGCTGGATGACGCCTTCGGCGATGTCCTTCTTGAAGGTGTCGTTGATGTCGCGGGCCAGGTCGACGACGTCGGTGCCCTGGTGGATCTCCGCCAGATAGGTGGCGATACCGACGGGATTGGTGCACTCGGTCGCCGACACCGGCGGTGACAGCAGGTAGCGCAGATCCACCGGGTAGACGTAGGGCACCGGGACGTTCGGGGTGTCGCGCAGCTGCCATTCGGCCATCAGCACCGCCGCGGACAGCAGGCTGTTCAGCCCGAGCTTGTGCGCCCGGCAGAACTCGATGATGCGCTCGGTGTCCTGCTCGGAGAGCTTGCAGAACTCCATCGGGACTCGTTGCGGCAGAACCGGATTGTCGCCGGAGGGGGCACGACGCGACGGCGGCAGCTCATAGGCGAACATCGCCGCCAGCAGCCGCTCGAGTCCGGAGCGCTGCCGCTTCTCCACATTCCGGTTGGACAGGATCACCTCGAGCGGGACCGGCGCGGAGTGCACGGGGCCGGGCCGCGACGATCCCGTGGTCACCAGGTCGGTGTAGGTGGAGAACAGCTCTTCGACGAGGCTGAACTGGTGATGGCCGTCGGCGAGGCTGTGGTGGATGTAGAGCGTCAGATGGATCTGACCATCCCTGTTCGTCAGGCGCAGATGTGACAGCGCGGCCGTCTG includes the following:
- a CDS encoding phthiocerol/phthiodiolone dimycocerosyl transferase, which gives rise to MFPSSGIRKLARSEEMFAETRNFVGLAAHVDGTVDVDALADAFDALITAHPVLNGHLEQLPDGQWEIVLDDLMHQGLEVIELHGDDEPSPLLFDQTAALSHLRLTNRDGQIHLTLYIHHSLADGHHQFSLVEELFSTYTDLVTTGSSRPGPVHSAPVPLEVILSNRNVEKRQRSGLERLLAAMFAYELPPSRRAPSGDNPVLPQRVPMEFCKLSEQDTERIIEFCRAHKLGLNSLLSAAVLMAEWQLRDTPNVPVPYVYPVDLRYLLSPPVSATECTNPVGIATYLAEIHQGTDVVDLARDINDTFKKDIAEGVIQQSFLHFSPQYVGNPPGLPDVVMFTDNGIVPPMRMPPGMELAASHGELYFAVGSGIEIYTSKIFAGRLMLEYHSHGPEPEKSVRAIESILCGIAARQAATRVS